ATATCCTTTGTACAGCTTCTCGCGCAACTCCCGCTTATCGGAATATTGAAGGAACGGTAACATGCTTGGCTTCTGGACAGTGAATACCCATTTGCCTTCCAGTTTGCGTTGTTTCGCCTCTTCGGCGGCAGCAGTACGAACCGATTGGGGTAATCCTGCTAAGTCAGCCTCCTTATCAATAACCAGTACAAAATTATTGGTCTCTTTCAACAGGTTGTCACCAAACTTCAAAGAGAGCATAGCCAACTCTTTATTGAGAGCTCTCATCCGTTCTTTCTGCTCAGGATTTAGTAAGGCTCCGGCACGAACAAACTCTTTGTAATACTCGTCAAGCACACGTTTTTGCTCAGTGGTTAATCTCTCCTGCTCCTTATGATCATTTACATATTTGATACGCTGGAAAAGTTTATCATTCAGCAAAATGTTATCCTGATGCTCGGTCATCATTGGAGTGACCATTTCGGCTATTTTTTGCATCTGGTCATTAGTTTCAGCTTCCGTCAAATTGAAAAAGACGTGCGAAACTTTCTTCAGATTTTCTCCGCTAAATTCCAGTGCTTCGATTGTATTCTTAAAGGTCGCAGGCTCGGTATTCTGCGCAATTTGCTCAATCTCTTTTGCCTGAACCCGGATTCCCTCCTGAAAAGCGGGCAAATAGTGGCTATTTTTAATCTTATCAAAAGGAGGTACACCAAACGGCGTTTTATACTCTTCGAAAAACGGATTATGCTTCATTCCAGTCTGAGTTTTACAAGATGTAATTATTAAAGCGGCTGATAACAGATAGATTAGATTCTTCATTGTCTTAATGCTTTATGTGTTTCTGGTATTGATTCTATATTTTCAAATCATCATTTCCATTCGAAGTAACAACTGATTGGGAAGTGATCCGAAAGTTTAATCCTGTCTATTTTACATTTATAAGCCTTCAATGAAGGAGAATGTAGAATATGGTCTATTCGAAAATAGAAGTAGTTTTCATTATATGAAATGCCGGGGCCAAATCCGGTTTCTACGAAGGCATCTTTCAGATCCCCCTTTACTTTGTGATATGCGTAAGACAGCGGCCCATCGTTAAAGTCTCCGCAGACTATCACATCATGCTCACAGTTGTCTATCGCCTCTCGCACTAATCTTGCCTGTTTTGCCCGTGTCTTGTAGGCCTGATCCATTTTTTGAATAATGATTTCGTTAAAGCGTTCGATATTTTCTGAAGATACATCTTTGATTACCTTTTTATAAGTCGAAATATCGTCTCCTGTGAATTTATTGGATTCCAGATGATTATTGATTACATCAAGCTTTCGGTCACCGATCTTGATGCAGTAATAGGCAGAGGCGTTATACTTGCTTTTATAGGGTATTTTATAGGAAGAAATAATGGGATATTTAGAGAAACAGGCCAAACCACTGAAATTCCACCGGCTATCGACCGTAATGGTAAAGCGGTAATAGGGATAACCTTTGAAGGCTTTGAGGATGCCTT
The Parabacteroides sp. FAFU027 DNA segment above includes these coding regions:
- a CDS encoding endonuclease/exonuclease/phosphatase family protein, which translates into the protein MDIKKELHIKSIFHAVMLLLNVLFFFALVMATFADGISPEKGVVFAYVSLLFPVFFLVNISFLLFWIIRLKKYLILSLLGVLLSFPQFLVYFPMHKAHKELPAKTLKILSYNVRGFNYVTHTEDAPNPTIKYILEQNADIICIQEFGWSKNDGYLDRKGILKAFKGYPYYRFTITVDSRWNFSGLACFSKYPIISSYKIPYKSKYNASAYYCIKIGDRKLDVINNHLESNKFTGDDISTYKKVIKDVSSENIERFNEIIIQKMDQAYKTRAKQARLVREAIDNCEHDVIVCGDFNDGPLSYAYHKVKGDLKDAFVETGFGPGISYNENYFYFRIDHILHSPSLKAYKCKIDRIKLSDHFPISCYFEWK